A window from Pseudomonas frederiksbergensis encodes these proteins:
- a CDS encoding phage tail protein, with amino-acid sequence MSNIDWSRLITAEMKAAVIASEQLALAKAELSARNGGAAVQIARIQDRIDTIGFGIEVGESTEEDEAEQAALLINLKAWKTYKFALGKVTVQPTWYAAPVWPVEPVVPVIVADPQTVAAGLT; translated from the coding sequence ATGAGTAACATCGACTGGTCTCGACTGATCACTGCTGAGATGAAAGCTGCCGTAATTGCGTCCGAGCAGCTTGCCTTAGCCAAAGCCGAGCTATCCGCCAGAAACGGGGGGGCGGCCGTACAGATAGCCCGCATTCAGGACCGCATCGACACGATCGGCTTCGGTATCGAAGTTGGCGAATCGACCGAGGAAGATGAGGCGGAGCAGGCCGCGCTGCTGATCAATCTCAAAGCCTGGAAAACCTACAAGTTCGCACTGGGCAAAGTCACCGTGCAGCCGACCTGGTATGCCGCGCCGGTATGGCCGGTTGAGCCAGTGGTGCCGGTAATCGTGGCCGATCCGCAAACTGTGGCCGCCGGCCTGACCTGA
- a CDS encoding cell wall hydrolase, with protein MPVTDKDRDILARTLWGEARGESLEGQIAVAWTIRNRVNDGKAKSWWGEGYAGVCQKPYQFSCWNKNDPNYVYLNGAKPIPFREFAQAQIAADQVIAGKVPDPTGGATHYYATTMPKPPTWVKGAKQTLKLGHHVFFKDVP; from the coding sequence ATGCCAGTTACCGACAAAGACCGCGACATTCTCGCCCGCACGCTGTGGGGCGAGGCCAGAGGAGAATCGCTGGAGGGCCAAATCGCCGTGGCTTGGACGATCCGCAACCGCGTGAACGATGGCAAAGCCAAGTCATGGTGGGGGGAGGGCTATGCAGGTGTGTGCCAGAAGCCGTACCAGTTCAGCTGCTGGAACAAAAACGACCCGAACTACGTTTACCTAAATGGCGCGAAGCCCATCCCGTTTCGCGAGTTCGCCCAAGCACAGATCGCTGCTGACCAGGTGATTGCCGGAAAGGTGCCAGATCCCACTGGCGGCGCCACACACTACTACGCGACCACCATGCCGAAGCCACCGACGTGGGTGAAGGGTGCCAAGCAGACGTTGAAACTCGGTCACCACGTCTTCTTCAAGGATGTGCCATGA